The following proteins are co-located in the Limanda limanda chromosome 5, fLimLim1.1, whole genome shotgun sequence genome:
- the LOC133001901 gene encoding zinc finger protein RFP-like → MASASSLLSEERLLCSICLDVFTDPVTILCGHNFCSSCIHTYWDSRDTCQCPMCKRKFSTRPELQVNTFISELADEFKKLIQVKASTPGPQLLEVDVLCDFCSEIKEKAVKSCLTCLTSFCESHLEPHLRVAVLKGHTLLEPVKNLDDRMCKTHNKMTELYCLKEQAFICVLCLKADHKGHNAVLLEEQYEKVAATKDEAQANMQKLIQTRIEKIAEVEKLLDVSQVDSEKEEQAAVQVFTELIQSIQASQAELVEAIKQRHSAIKQKGEEFLKELRREVTELKSRSSQLEHLSQSQDHYHFLQSFPTLSKPPHKSCPDTDLGPDLSFQATRGHLTRLKQRVDEILEEIPEIRMKRMREHAVDLTLDPDTANNSLVIREDGKQVTVEDNIEKDKVTDNPKRFNVFCQVLAKEGFMTGKFYFEVQVKGKIRWIIGVARESVDRKNATGASVKNGYWCIRFDECKYKTTADSEPIILKEELHKLGVFVDYNKGEVSFYNADSKSLIGCITGCCFTERLYPYFCPQRNYNGNSAPLIITPVPQTH, encoded by the coding sequence ATGGCTTCAGCCAGctctctgctgtcagaggagaggTTACTGTGTTCCATCTGTCTGGACGTGTTCACAGACCCAGTCACGATCCTGTGTGGGCACAACTTCTGCAGCTCATGTATCCACACGTACTGGGACAGCAGGGACACTTGCCAGTGTCCCATGTGCAAACGGAAATTCTCCACAAGACCTGAACTTCAAGTCAACACTTTCATCTCAGAGTTAGCTGATGAGTTTAAGAAGTTGATTCAAGTCAAAGCCTCGACTCCAGGCCCACAGCTTCTGGAGGTTGATGTTCTTTGTGACTTCTgctctgagataaaagaaaaggccGTTAAATCTTGCCTGACGTGTCTGACTTCTTTCTGTGAGTCACACCTGGAGCCGCATCTGAGAGTTGCTGTGCTCAAAGGCCACACATTATTAGAGCCAGTGAAGAATCTCGACGACAGGATGTGcaagacacacaacaagatGACCGAGCTGTACTGCTTGAAGGAGCAGGCCTTCATTTGCGTCCTGTGTTTGAAAGCTGATCACAAGGGTCACAACGCCGTCCTCCTGGAGGAGCAATATGAAAAAGTGGCGGCAACAAAAGACGAGGCACAGGCAAACATGCAGAAGTTGATACAGACACGGATTGAGAAGATAGCGGAGGTTGAAAAATTACTTGATGTCAGCCAGGTAGATTCTGAAAAAGAGGAACAAGCCGCCGTGCAGGTGTTCACCGAGTTGATCCAGTCCATTCAGGCGAGCCAGGCCGAGCTAGTTGAGGCGATCAAGCAGAGGCACAGTGCAATAAAGCAAAAGGGTGAAGAGTTTCTCAAAGAACTGAGGAGGGAAGTTACTGAGCTCAAGAGCCGAAGCAGtcagctggaacatctgtcacagtcacaggatcACTATCATTTCCTCCAGAGCTTCCCGACCTTGTCCAAACCTCCACACAAGAGCTGCCCCGACACAGATCTCGGCCCTGACCTGTCTTTCCAGGCAACGCGAGGACACCTGACTCGGCTGAAACAGAGAGTCGATGAAATACTGGAAGAGATTCCTGAgatcagaatgaaaagaatgagAGAGCACGCGGTCGACTTGACCCTTGACCCTGACACTGCAAATAACTCACTAGTCATACGCGAAGACGGAAAACAAGTTACAGTAGAAGACAACATTGAAAAGGACAAAGTTACCGACAATCCAAAGagatttaatgtattttgtcAGGTTTTGGCAAAAGAGGGATTCATGACAGGgaagttttactttgaggtgCAGGTGAAAGGAAAGATACGTTGGATCATTGGTGTGGCCAGGGAGTCGGTGGATAGAAAGAACGCGACAGGTGCGTCAGTTAAAAATGGATATTGGTGCATTAGATTTGATGAgtgcaaatataaaacaactgcaGACTCAGAACCTATAATATTGAAAGAAGAGCTTCATAAGTTGGGCGTCTTTGTAGACTACAACAAAGGTGAAGTGTCTTTTTACAATGCAGACTCTAAATCACTCATCGGTTGTATCACAGGCTGCTGCTTTACAGAGAGACTTTATCCGTACTTCTGCCCTCAGCGAAATTATAATGGAAACTCCGCCCCTCTCATCATTACACCTGTACCTCAAACTCACTAG